A genomic segment from Nicotiana tabacum cultivar K326 chromosome 7, ASM71507v2, whole genome shotgun sequence encodes:
- the LOC142162058 gene encoding uncharacterized protein LOC142162058, which produces MHIVAPLPHTNRGQDSLGNSCLIMTDISSVETKDSKENRLTGNIESTRKALIAWDRLCCPRVAGGLTLLDIGTWNKAAMCKLLWNLCKKKDKLSMQWVHVYYKKYNLGWGTEPKKASWVIQKIFKAKKYFVEASYTEDDVLRMKTFSIKDVYLKNRGEFSKVSWRRIIWNNVGLPKWIFMGYLAAHRRLQTRDRLKRWGCVALCKPEAKTMNHLFFVCPFSKIIWASILRWLKIVKPVMDWEHELQWAEQHCRGRSAIAEIYRMMLVGSIYYIWQKGMLESFKKYRGLLKILLEV; this is translated from the exons ATGCACATAGTTGCTCCTTTGCCCCATACTAATAGAG GTCAGGATTCCCTTGGCAACAGTTGCTTGATTATGACTGATATTTCTTCTGTTGAGACCAAAGATTCAAAGGAGAACAGGCTT ACAGGAAATATTGAGAGTACAAGGAAGGCACTTATAGCTTGGGATAGATTGTGTTGTCCAAGGGTAGCAGGAGGTTTGACTTTGCTGGATATAGGCACATGGAACAAAGCTGCAATGTGCAAGCTACTATGGAACTTGTGCAAAAAGAAGGATAAATTATCGATGCAATGGGTTCATGTATACTATAAAAAGTACAATCTTGGCTGGGGGACTGAACCAAAGAAGGCATCTTGGGTGATTCAAAAAATCTTTAAAGCCAAGAAGTATTTTGTAGAAGCTAGTTACACAGAGGATGATGTGCTTAGAATGAAGACTTTCAGTATTAAAGATGTGTACTTGAagaatagaggagaattcagtaAAGTTTCATGGAGAAGGATCATCTGGAACAATGTTGGATTACCAAAATGGATATTCATGGGATATTTGGCTGCTCACAGAAGACTCCAAACAAGAGACAGATTGAAAAGGTGGGGATGTGTAGCATTATGCAAACCAGAAGCAAAGACCATGAATCACTTATTCTTTGTATGCCCATTCTCAAAGATAATATGGGCTTCTATATTACGATGGCTGAAGATTGTTAAACCGGTTATGGATTGGGAACATGAGCTGCAATGGGCTGAACAACACTGTCGTGGTAGGAGTGCAATTGCTGAAATCTATAGGATGATGCTGGTTGGTAGCATATACTATATTTGGCAGAAAGGAATGCtagaatctttcaaaaaatacAGAGGACTGCTGAAAATATTACTAGAAGTTTAG